The following are from one region of the Halorussus rarus genome:
- a CDS encoding AAA family ATPase, whose protein sequence is MSESSSEIVFDGIDNVVDRFVEVWDAGGYEEGAASPVGWETWKWDYQRHLEAEFLADTEVTELSPSDVPVLLEVLDEQVSIDTKIPAYMLGGGQNGGVAWHEFKEVSEADVEATADTLSFFFDPTEDLVERLDRFREFYADVEAGSAPGSLLGLGGCLLMFVHPDQYVHYKWTQMRDFFGEFADYKVNQGFNARQYQELNEACAQLLTRLEGRVEDPSMLHVQTMIWSWSDLLAPDAVEPDALPDVADDIDFYWVNQTHDEELDGEYLRSTDTKWQRDLTVLDPGDVVFHYANQEIRACSVVEAEAYQDEFDGEQHFFVNLSTDRLSDPVPLNEIRDGLLDPEVRQEKTRYPLNDAGKVLQAYLCHLTPEAGAFLLDAAGIEPPEPEGETQYFWVNAEATDWHQEGGESFYQVTNSAGETRRNLEAYQEAMPGDQVLIYQIAPVKEIVGRAHVVRGFHEEASTSGNSEPVQGITLQWEESVDGASWRDVKSDAELDGSRLVESDNSFVITQLTEGEYERILELCEMTRFDDFASELTVPDSEIAVEQEHLHFPEEEWERIRSRVEQALANGNHVLLFGPPGTGKTKLARQVCEETVGEDKYELVTASADWSTFDTVGGYQTTTQNTLEFEPGVVLDRFQADGDGTPANEWLVIDELNRADIDKAFGSLFSALTGESVTLPFDDADGDPIEILDASRGHEEIGQNRFFIPEDWRMLATMNTLDKTSLYEMSYAFMRRWAFVPVGIPDLPAREDGDDSALESLVADYVAVWAANGGVPDADQHYETVGRIWRAVNEQRAIGPAIVEDIYEHVAAASSTGTADYVSPIIMYVFPQLEGLRRNELEQLIGALDEIVDDETGELWTVARDFFQIDLQPGGGE, encoded by the coding sequence ATGAGTGAATCGTCTTCTGAGATTGTGTTTGATGGAATCGATAATGTTGTTGATCGGTTTGTTGAGGTGTGGGATGCTGGTGGGTATGAGGAAGGTGCGGCGTCGCCTGTTGGGTGGGAGACGTGGAAATGGGATTATCAGCGGCATTTGGAAGCAGAATTCTTAGCGGACACGGAGGTGACGGAGTTATCGCCGAGTGATGTTCCGGTGCTGCTTGAAGTTCTTGATGAGCAGGTGAGTATCGACACGAAAATCCCGGCGTATATGTTAGGTGGTGGGCAGAATGGCGGTGTAGCGTGGCATGAGTTCAAAGAGGTTTCTGAAGCGGACGTTGAAGCAACTGCGGATACGCTTTCGTTTTTCTTTGATCCGACTGAAGATCTCGTTGAGCGGTTAGACCGGTTTCGGGAGTTCTACGCGGATGTGGAAGCTGGGAGTGCGCCTGGTTCGCTGCTTGGACTCGGTGGGTGTCTTCTGATGTTTGTCCATCCAGATCAGTATGTTCACTACAAGTGGACGCAGATGCGGGATTTCTTCGGTGAGTTCGCGGACTATAAGGTGAATCAAGGGTTCAATGCGCGTCAGTATCAGGAATTAAACGAGGCGTGTGCGCAACTGTTAACGCGGCTTGAAGGGCGGGTGGAGGACCCGTCGATGCTGCACGTCCAAACGATGATTTGGAGTTGGAGCGATCTTCTCGCTCCTGACGCAGTCGAACCCGATGCATTACCTGACGTCGCGGACGACATCGATTTTTATTGGGTGAATCAAACACACGACGAAGAATTAGATGGGGAGTATCTTCGATCAACGGATACGAAGTGGCAACGCGATCTCACAGTTTTGGATCCGGGGGATGTCGTTTTCCACTACGCGAATCAGGAGATCCGTGCGTGTTCAGTCGTTGAGGCGGAAGCGTATCAGGATGAATTCGACGGTGAACAACACTTCTTCGTCAATCTGTCGACAGACCGATTAAGTGATCCAGTGCCGCTAAACGAGATTCGGGACGGGCTGCTTGATCCGGAGGTCCGGCAGGAGAAAACCAGGTACCCATTGAATGACGCTGGGAAGGTGTTGCAGGCGTATCTTTGCCACCTCACACCGGAAGCTGGTGCATTTCTTTTGGACGCAGCAGGAATAGAACCGCCGGAGCCGGAAGGGGAAACGCAGTACTTCTGGGTGAATGCTGAGGCAACTGACTGGCATCAAGAGGGCGGTGAGTCGTTTTATCAGGTGACAAATTCAGCTGGTGAAACGCGACGGAATCTGGAGGCGTATCAGGAGGCGATGCCAGGGGATCAGGTATTAATATATCAGATTGCGCCGGTGAAGGAGATTGTCGGGCGAGCGCATGTTGTGCGTGGATTTCACGAGGAGGCTTCTACGTCCGGTAATTCTGAACCCGTGCAAGGCATCACGCTCCAATGGGAGGAGTCAGTAGATGGAGCAAGTTGGCGGGATGTGAAGTCAGACGCGGAGTTAGATGGAAGCCGACTCGTTGAATCTGACAACAGCTTCGTCATCACGCAACTCACAGAGGGTGAGTACGAGCGGATTCTGGAGTTATGCGAAATGACGCGGTTTGATGACTTTGCTTCGGAGCTTACGGTCCCGGACTCGGAGATTGCGGTTGAGCAGGAGCACTTGCATTTCCCGGAGGAGGAATGGGAGCGAATTCGGTCACGGGTGGAGCAAGCGTTAGCAAACGGGAATCATGTTTTGTTGTTTGGCCCACCGGGAACTGGGAAGACAAAGCTGGCACGTCAGGTGTGTGAGGAGACAGTCGGGGAAGATAAATACGAGCTCGTGACAGCGTCGGCTGATTGGTCGACGTTCGACACGGTCGGCGGGTATCAAACGACCACGCAGAACACGCTTGAATTCGAGCCGGGTGTTGTGTTGGACCGGTTCCAAGCAGATGGCGACGGGACTCCAGCGAATGAGTGGTTGGTCATTGACGAACTCAACCGGGCAGATATCGACAAGGCATTCGGGTCGTTGTTCTCGGCGTTGACGGGAGAGAGCGTCACGTTACCGTTCGATGACGCTGACGGGGATCCGATTGAAATCCTCGACGCGTCCCGTGGCCACGAGGAGATCGGGCAGAACCGGTTTTTCATCCCTGAGGACTGGCGGATGCTGGCGACGATGAACACGCTCGACAAGACGTCGCTGTACGAGATGAGTTACGCGTTTATGCGGCGTTGGGCGTTCGTCCCTGTTGGAATTCCTGATTTGCCTGCCCGTGAGGATGGTGATGATTCTGCACTCGAATCACTTGTCGCGGACTATGTCGCAGTCTGGGCGGCAAACGGTGGCGTGCCGGATGCAGACCAGCACTACGAGACGGTCGGGCGTATTTGGCGAGCGGTTAATGAGCAGCGAGCTATCGGGCCAGCCATCGTTGAAGACATTTATGAACACGTTGCAGCTGCTTCCTCAACGGGGACCGCGGATTATGTTTCGCCGATAATTATGTACGTGTTTCCGCAGTTGGAGGGGCTGCGGCGAAACGAGTTAGAGCAGCTGATCGGGGCGCTTGACGAGATTGTTGACGACGAGACGGGTGAGTTGTGGACAGTTGCACGTGATTTCTTCCAGATTGACCTGCAGCCGGGTGGGGGAGAGTAA
- a CDS encoding ATP-dependent nuclease, translated as MNLTKFQVETFKPIEEDGFESIEELSVLIGKNDAGKSSFLEAVRIFLKEKGKPEPSHFHMREAEEIVFSGRFEGVPDELSEQLTDSVDTSDGTLKIVRKYSENGERAPSRTTLLGEDEQETLGSGTIVKDGEELNKVPSRERIWSYLPEPIYIPAERNISEQTKFKSDTWIDRLLSPLLNDSESLSAKRESLEEELQDEMGVLSGLIEDRLVSRLDSISEVEVDPGAIDLGKAFTPSITVKDHSTETSVPVGERGSGVGSMFVLSLVEAYRERHVDEGYFLLFEEPGVWLHPEAKREMLGSLKQIAQSGGQIMLSTHSPIFIDRRGHGDLHLVQREGGKTSIRMINEDYLSAVEELGARNSDILQSDFVIYTEGPSDASILRTVAREYVEDWERKNITIQHLGGTGNIQSCNPEDLQGINHNFCFLLDSDRRSEDTRPSDTVQQIQDDCRELRAFVHILEKREIENYFSPTGINQTLGLDVGPDFVGSYEDIPEKLHSEIAETHIGEEGASVEDRQCDACGNITAPDAGRQYDKKRGTEIVEAMYREGEEIEELHDFLDRVAEQLS; from the coding sequence ATGAATTTAACTAAATTTCAAGTCGAGACATTCAAACCGATAGAAGAGGACGGCTTCGAATCGATTGAAGAACTCTCAGTACTGATCGGAAAAAACGACGCAGGCAAATCGTCGTTTCTGGAAGCGGTTAGGATCTTCCTCAAGGAGAAGGGGAAGCCCGAGCCCAGTCACTTCCACATGCGCGAAGCGGAGGAGATCGTCTTCTCTGGCCGCTTCGAAGGAGTGCCAGATGAACTCTCAGAGCAGCTCACTGATTCTGTCGACACGTCGGACGGGACTCTGAAAATCGTCCGAAAGTACAGCGAGAATGGGGAGCGGGCTCCATCCCGAACGACACTATTGGGAGAAGACGAGCAGGAAACGCTAGGTTCCGGGACAATCGTAAAGGATGGCGAAGAACTCAATAAGGTTCCGTCACGTGAGCGAATCTGGTCATACCTTCCCGAACCTATCTACATTCCCGCGGAGCGGAATATCTCCGAGCAGACAAAGTTCAAGTCAGACACCTGGATCGACCGCCTGCTGAGTCCCCTCCTCAACGATAGCGAGTCGCTCAGCGCAAAGCGCGAATCACTGGAGGAGGAACTTCAAGACGAGATGGGGGTTCTCTCCGGTCTAATCGAAGACCGACTGGTGAGCCGACTGGACTCGATCAGTGAAGTGGAAGTTGATCCTGGGGCAATTGACTTGGGAAAAGCGTTCACTCCCTCGATTACGGTCAAGGATCACTCGACCGAAACGTCAGTCCCGGTTGGAGAACGAGGCTCGGGAGTGGGGAGCATGTTCGTTCTTTCACTGGTTGAGGCTTACCGAGAACGGCACGTTGACGAGGGGTATTTCCTACTCTTCGAAGAGCCCGGAGTTTGGCTCCACCCAGAAGCGAAACGAGAGATGCTGGGCTCGCTTAAACAGATTGCCCAGTCCGGGGGACAAATAATGCTATCCACACACTCACCTATCTTCATCGATCGTCGAGGTCATGGAGACCTCCATCTTGTGCAACGAGAAGGCGGAAAAACATCGATTCGGATGATCAACGAAGACTATCTCTCCGCAGTAGAGGAACTTGGCGCTCGAAACAGTGACATCCTCCAAAGCGACTTCGTCATCTACACTGAGGGCCCCAGTGACGCGAGTATTCTCAGAACCGTGGCACGAGAGTACGTAGAAGACTGGGAGCGGAAGAACATCACAATTCAGCACCTCGGGGGGACAGGCAACATCCAGAGCTGCAACCCGGAAGACTTGCAAGGGATCAATCACAACTTCTGCTTCTTGCTGGACAGCGACCGCCGGTCCGAAGATACCCGTCCTTCAGATACCGTACAACAGATTCAGGACGACTGTAGAGAACTTCGAGCATTCGTTCATATCCTGGAAAAACGGGAGATCGAGAACTACTTTTCGCCGACTGGAATCAACCAAACGCTCGGTCTCGACGTAGGTCCAGATTTCGTTGGAAGCTACGAGGACATCCCCGAGAAACTCCATTCAGAGATTGCAGAGACACATATTGGGGAGGAGGGAGCATCCGTAGAGGATCGACAGTGTGACGCGTGCGGCAATATCACTGCTCCTGACGCTGGCAGGCAATATGACAAGAAACGGGGCACAGAAATCGTCGAAGCGATGTACAGGGAAGGCGAAGAAATCGAGGAACTTCACGATTTCTTAGATCGCGTCGCTGAACAGTTGTCATAG
- a CDS encoding endonuclease NucS domain-containing protein encodes MVNQDINWWRMTAGHGGSLAIDWLEQDIVTVGWARSVGDFRDQSAEKIVDKSKDAGAGRQVARFLGKTKRGDGMRKGDTVIVYAPNPKGLVVGVGEVGEPEYVRHPNLPFDDHRYHRTVRWYDWGTPVSKDELPSDCPQVYTPATLANFGGSREDLKAAVNRAPEIPTEEIESTISLGSSEDDMHVWAMRNLQKIDSGLTVTEHESPIPVGDIDVLAEDSDGWVVVELKKGEADDSAVGQIKGYMNDLKRETQDEEEVRGILIAEDFSTRVKRAVADDNVDLYRLKLNPSLEST; translated from the coding sequence ATGGTAAATCAAGATATCAATTGGTGGAGGATGACCGCTGGCCATGGTGGGTCGTTAGCTATCGATTGGCTTGAACAGGACATTGTCACGGTCGGGTGGGCACGCTCAGTTGGTGATTTCCGGGATCAAAGCGCAGAGAAGATCGTAGATAAAAGCAAGGATGCGGGCGCTGGCCGCCAAGTAGCCCGTTTTCTGGGTAAGACAAAACGCGGAGATGGAATGCGCAAAGGCGACACAGTGATCGTCTATGCACCGAATCCGAAAGGACTGGTAGTGGGCGTTGGTGAGGTCGGTGAGCCGGAATACGTTAGGCACCCCAACCTGCCATTCGATGACCATCGATACCACCGTACCGTCAGATGGTATGACTGGGGCACTCCAGTATCTAAGGACGAACTGCCCTCTGACTGCCCTCAAGTCTATACGCCAGCTACATTAGCTAACTTTGGTGGTTCCCGGGAGGATCTCAAAGCGGCGGTGAATCGAGCACCAGAGATTCCGACCGAGGAAATTGAATCGACGATCTCGCTAGGATCATCGGAGGACGATATGCATGTTTGGGCGATGAGGAATCTTCAGAAAATAGATAGTGGCCTCACGGTTACAGAGCATGAATCTCCGATTCCTGTTGGTGATATCGATGTCCTCGCTGAAGATTCGGATGGCTGGGTAGTTGTGGAGCTGAAAAAGGGCGAGGCAGACGATAGTGCAGTTGGTCAGATCAAGGGATATATGAATGATTTGAAGCGTGAGACTCAGGATGAGGAGGAGGTACGAGGTATCCTGATCGCGGAGGACTTCTCTACACGGGTGAAGCGTGCAGTAGCGGATGATAATGTAGATCTATACCGATTGAAGCTCAATCCTAGTTTGGAATCGACGTAA
- a CDS encoding DNA-directed RNA polymerase subunit epsilon translates to MSEKFTAGDQTESEEADSSQVDETPELQPSRQQERDHSPDAYSSGYDPFGETRVGIGSAGGEVEKLIRHNEGRHRSDGNHSTREAIRDKVRVTEAFCSALDIPAHQQQAAVTAMATMNLDRFGRQKRLSKVALATIKVVVEWDRFNRIPDEALPDLDADRLPPRMLEQDDFQTLLEEQEVSKSDLYSVSQLVKRELKKHDHFPL, encoded by the coding sequence GTGAGTGAGAAATTCACCGCCGGGGATCAAACTGAGTCAGAGGAGGCAGATAGTTCGCAAGTCGATGAAACCCCGGAGCTCCAGCCCTCCCGTCAACAGGAGCGTGACCATTCCCCGGATGCGTATTCCTCGGGGTATGATCCGTTTGGTGAGACTCGCGTCGGCATTGGTAGTGCTGGCGGAGAGGTAGAGAAACTCATTCGGCACAATGAAGGCCGGCATCGTTCTGACGGCAATCACAGTACCCGTGAGGCAATCCGCGATAAGGTTCGTGTGACCGAGGCTTTCTGCTCTGCGCTCGATATCCCCGCCCATCAGCAACAAGCGGCAGTCACCGCGATGGCGACGATGAATCTTGATCGATTCGGTCGGCAGAAACGCCTGTCAAAAGTTGCCCTCGCCACGATCAAAGTCGTCGTCGAGTGGGACCGGTTTAATCGGATTCCTGATGAGGCATTGCCGGACCTCGATGCCGACCGACTCCCGCCGCGGATGCTGGAACAAGACGATTTCCAAACTCTGCTGGAGGAACAAGAGGTTTCGAAATCCGATCTCTATAGCGTTTCACAACTCGTCAAACGCGAACTCAAAAAACACGATCACTTCCCACTATGA
- a CDS encoding restriction endonuclease codes for MKGGHDPAEFEEHLSDAEVEAVTDSETEKVHLWGTSVDSKWQFVEGGDIALIYRDGRYIAQATVVRTRDDLDLSEHLWRTEGNPWDPESLWRYLVFLTGVSEIDVDVESFNELVGYQDNYIPQGFSRVSDSRIRGIEDAYESVETAVNELTGSGVRVHEFDEEPSQEESEEEQELDLGERIVAASRDGDQYEELEELVAKAFSRLGFEARWIEGGDDTDVEVTAPIHAVVEVKARSSGTLASPDATRIQGHRERHSADQAIVVAPSFTPAAIEDADRQGIVLLATNHLQALLERRDAYGIPPEALATYLTEPGAFQDDRLDQIDDELRTRLGGTEDLLAVMEALQRANPEEGTADRLRLILKGMYNEERVPDQHVIEQSLNLLAHPSIQLAEYEEGQYQPTTTKENAEVLLRRFGNLITEVSKSGEE; via the coding sequence GTGAAGGGAGGGCATGACCCTGCTGAGTTTGAGGAACATCTTTCTGACGCCGAAGTTGAGGCCGTCACTGATTCAGAGACAGAGAAGGTGCACCTTTGGGGAACCTCAGTTGATTCGAAGTGGCAGTTCGTGGAGGGTGGGGACATCGCGTTAATCTACCGGGATGGGAGGTACATTGCGCAGGCCACGGTTGTTCGGACACGTGATGATCTTGACCTATCTGAGCATCTCTGGCGTACTGAGGGGAATCCGTGGGATCCTGAAAGTCTGTGGCGGTATTTGGTGTTCTTGACTGGTGTGTCGGAGATTGATGTGGATGTCGAGTCGTTCAACGAGCTTGTTGGGTACCAAGATAATTATATCCCGCAGGGGTTCAGTCGGGTGTCGGATTCGCGTATCCGCGGCATAGAGGATGCGTATGAGTCCGTTGAAACCGCGGTTAATGAGTTGACAGGGAGCGGTGTCCGAGTTCATGAGTTTGATGAGGAGCCGTCGCAGGAGGAATCTGAAGAGGAACAGGAACTCGATCTAGGAGAGCGTATCGTTGCGGCGAGTCGGGATGGTGACCAGTATGAGGAGTTGGAAGAGCTTGTCGCTAAGGCGTTCTCTCGGTTGGGGTTTGAGGCACGGTGGATTGAAGGTGGGGACGATACGGATGTCGAGGTTACGGCACCGATTCATGCGGTCGTTGAAGTGAAGGCGCGAAGCAGTGGGACGCTGGCATCGCCAGATGCAACGCGAATCCAAGGGCATAGAGAGCGACATTCGGCCGACCAAGCGATTGTAGTTGCACCTAGCTTCACCCCGGCGGCAATTGAAGATGCGGACCGGCAAGGAATCGTCCTCCTTGCGACCAATCACCTCCAGGCGCTCCTAGAACGGCGTGATGCCTATGGAATCCCGCCAGAAGCACTCGCAACATATCTCACTGAACCGGGTGCATTCCAAGATGACCGCTTAGATCAGATCGATGATGAACTACGGACTCGTCTCGGTGGTACGGAGGACTTGCTCGCCGTGATGGAAGCGCTTCAACGAGCAAATCCAGAGGAAGGAACCGCTGACCGGCTCCGCTTGATTTTGAAAGGCATGTACAATGAGGAGCGGGTTCCGGACCAGCACGTCATTGAACAGTCGCTCAACCTATTGGCTCACCCAAGCATCCAACTAGCAGAGTACGAAGAGGGACAGTACCAGCCGACAACAACCAAAGAGAATGCAGAAGTCCTGCTCCGACGGTTCGGGAATCTCATCACCGAAGTTAGTAAGTCAGGCGAAGAGTGA
- a CDS encoding ATP-binding protein: MSEPVPSDADQPETDSDTGGDRETPVAINAVTLDRAPGFETAGFSLDGFSPGVNVVYGANAAGKSTLAEAIRWSLWPDEAPSSATVRTDLTYNGESRRIELHGSVSEHFRDGEPADAIPVPSLDGGRRYALSLHDMLQEETDDGEFASVIQRESTGGFNIDAVRNEFDLTDGASPATRGISATKEAAAAIDQVEELRRNAPDLEAERTRLSQLEEDLAAAADASERVDLLETAIEYRKAQDAYDQRVDEVTSFPDELASFDGDELDRLDALDEQIAQQKRVEQEAAVKYREAADKLAGTELPEDGVTEEVLQTLREYRDELDDAEDNRDRLQREVADAEAKRSEIREKIPLDLDGETLREIDTDDLAELRSFVSKVAEVEGKGQVEAAIDEWLAGESKESADRGTLESGRNALENWLAAPPEQATDEPSSRGPVAAAITAGLLTALSGVIIALTVNPAGGLLTVLGLALAGYAALSARSDDTGTGNTARATHAETFRQTGLPEPDSWEPDAVRDRVAGLRERLRVVEVEEQEAQKRDELRAQFNIDDVRDELETARERLRDRFDTEIDDDIELAVTVERVERWQAADETVTGKQAALQEASDQVETYREQFCATIEPYVTDAYSYAVETSADAKAAVESLEQRKRDYENATQRLAEVDGSVAAAHEELDRYGADREVLFTERGLEPGDRERLAALCEQYSEYESAVEAKGTAETTLENRRSDLRGHDAFEEEIEERDRDDLENELDKKREIANRYDELLQEKTTLEKEIEDAKASTEIAEAVQERVEALQGLEEALEADVADAVTDTLLEFVEAETVTSNQEPVFQRADDLLRRITDGQFELRLDDGTFRAYDTGEQRRVDLNDLSSGTRVQVLLAVRVAFVEHREQETAPPLLLDETLAPFDDQRAETVLDTVIDLARAGRQVFYFTARHDERARWETRLEESDVEYSLQQLTASDGHDPVTEPPTVETAGSINVPAPDGDDHLTYRKRLDVPTFDPRQGAALASLWYVTEDPEVLYRLRSAGIERWGHLRSLLEIGAVDGLLSESAHEQVRRHGAALESFVETYTVGRGKAVDRDVLEASGAVSNTFIDKVSELADSADGDPREILDALPDVSHFRQDKIEELREYFRQENYLDPRPTRPDEQIRSTVVDTYCQHGLEPATAATAADRLLDRISAGPDPSEKSD; this comes from the coding sequence ATGAGTGAGCCAGTCCCGTCTGACGCTGATCAGCCCGAGACCGACAGTGACACAGGAGGAGACCGAGAGACCCCGGTCGCAATTAACGCTGTTACTCTCGACCGTGCGCCGGGGTTTGAGACGGCTGGCTTCTCGCTTGATGGATTTTCGCCGGGAGTCAACGTTGTGTACGGCGCGAATGCAGCTGGTAAATCGACGCTGGCGGAAGCGATCCGCTGGTCGTTGTGGCCCGATGAGGCCCCCTCCTCTGCGACTGTTCGAACTGACCTGACCTACAATGGCGAGTCGCGGCGGATCGAACTGCACGGTAGCGTCAGCGAGCACTTTCGTGATGGCGAACCCGCTGACGCGATCCCGGTGCCGTCGCTGGATGGTGGTCGTCGGTACGCATTATCGTTGCACGATATGTTGCAAGAGGAAACGGACGACGGTGAGTTTGCAAGCGTCATTCAGCGCGAATCGACTGGCGGATTCAATATCGACGCAGTCCGTAACGAGTTCGACCTGACTGACGGGGCCAGCCCCGCAACACGAGGGATTAGTGCTACGAAAGAGGCGGCTGCAGCCATCGATCAGGTCGAGGAACTGCGGCGGAACGCGCCGGATTTGGAAGCAGAACGGACCCGTCTCAGTCAACTCGAAGAGGACCTCGCGGCCGCCGCCGATGCGAGTGAGCGCGTTGATCTGCTTGAGACGGCGATCGAGTATCGGAAGGCGCAGGACGCCTATGACCAGCGGGTCGATGAAGTAACATCATTCCCGGATGAGTTGGCTTCGTTCGACGGGGATGAGCTGGACCGACTCGACGCCCTTGACGAGCAGATAGCGCAACAGAAACGCGTTGAGCAGGAGGCTGCGGTGAAATACCGTGAGGCCGCTGACAAACTGGCCGGTACTGAACTCCCGGAGGACGGCGTTACCGAGGAGGTGTTGCAGACGCTTCGAGAGTACCGGGATGAACTCGATGATGCTGAAGATAATCGTGATCGCTTGCAGCGTGAAGTAGCTGACGCAGAAGCCAAGCGCAGTGAGATACGGGAGAAGATTCCCCTGGACCTTGACGGTGAGACGCTCCGCGAGATCGACACAGATGATCTTGCCGAGCTTCGATCGTTCGTTTCGAAGGTAGCGGAAGTCGAGGGGAAGGGGCAGGTCGAGGCTGCTATTGATGAGTGGCTTGCTGGGGAGTCGAAGGAATCAGCGGATCGTGGAACGCTCGAAAGCGGGCGGAATGCGCTTGAGAATTGGCTCGCAGCCCCGCCAGAACAAGCTACTGACGAGCCGAGTAGTCGAGGCCCTGTTGCAGCGGCCATCACGGCAGGGCTGTTGACGGCGCTGTCAGGCGTCATAATCGCGCTGACAGTAAATCCGGCAGGGGGTCTGCTGACGGTCCTCGGACTCGCCCTCGCTGGCTACGCGGCTCTCTCCGCGAGGAGTGACGATACTGGAACTGGCAATACTGCCAGAGCAACCCATGCGGAGACGTTCCGGCAGACTGGCCTTCCAGAGCCAGATTCGTGGGAACCTGACGCGGTCAGAGACCGGGTAGCTGGCCTTCGTGAGCGACTACGTGTCGTCGAAGTGGAGGAGCAGGAGGCTCAGAAGCGGGATGAGCTCCGTGCGCAGTTTAATATCGACGACGTTAGGGATGAACTGGAGACGGCGCGTGAGCGCCTTCGGGACCGGTTCGACACTGAGATCGACGACGATATTGAACTGGCGGTGACAGTTGAGCGTGTTGAGCGCTGGCAGGCTGCTGATGAAACTGTCACTGGGAAACAGGCGGCGCTACAGGAAGCCAGCGACCAGGTCGAGACGTATCGGGAGCAGTTCTGCGCGACGATTGAGCCCTATGTGACCGACGCGTACTCCTACGCGGTCGAAACGAGTGCCGATGCGAAGGCTGCTGTTGAGAGTCTTGAACAGCGAAAACGCGACTACGAGAATGCGACGCAGCGGCTCGCAGAGGTAGACGGGAGTGTCGCTGCGGCCCACGAGGAACTCGACCGGTACGGGGCCGACCGAGAGGTATTATTCACCGAGCGTGGCTTGGAGCCTGGCGACCGGGAGCGGCTTGCAGCGCTGTGTGAGCAATATTCGGAGTACGAATCAGCCGTTGAGGCGAAAGGTACTGCAGAGACCACACTTGAGAATCGCCGTTCAGACCTTCGTGGCCACGATGCTTTCGAGGAAGAAATCGAAGAGCGAGACAGGGACGACTTGGAAAATGAGTTAGACAAAAAACGAGAGATTGCGAACCGGTACGACGAGCTGTTACAGGAAAAAACGACGCTGGAGAAGGAAATCGAGGATGCGAAGGCGTCGACGGAGATTGCTGAGGCTGTTCAAGAGCGAGTTGAAGCATTACAGGGTCTTGAGGAAGCGCTCGAAGCGGACGTGGCTGACGCGGTCACGGATACACTCCTTGAGTTTGTCGAGGCAGAGACAGTTACCAGTAACCAGGAGCCGGTGTTTCAGCGGGCGGATGATCTCTTGCGGCGGATTACTGACGGGCAGTTTGAGCTCAGGCTCGATGACGGTACTTTCAGGGCATACGATACGGGAGAACAGCGACGCGTTGACCTAAACGATTTGTCGAGTGGGACGCGCGTGCAGGTCCTGCTCGCGGTTCGGGTCGCTTTCGTCGAACACAGAGAGCAGGAGACTGCGCCCCCGTTGTTACTTGACGAGACGCTGGCACCGTTCGATGACCAACGAGCCGAAACGGTCCTTGACACCGTGATTGACTTGGCCCGGGCAGGGAGGCAGGTATTCTACTTCACGGCCCGGCACGACGAACGCGCACGGTGGGAGACTCGGCTTGAAGAGTCGGACGTCGAGTACAGTCTCCAGCAGTTGACGGCGAGCGACGGGCACGACCCCGTCACGGAGCCGCCGACAGTTGAGACCGCCGGTTCGATCAACGTCCCAGCTCCGGACGGCGACGATCATTTGACGTACCGTAAGCGACTGGATGTACCGACGTTCGACCCACGACAAGGAGCGGCGTTAGCATCGCTCTGGTACGTGACTGAGGATCCAGAAGTATTGTACCGACTGCGGTCAGCAGGTATCGAACGCTGGGGGCATCTCCGGTCGTTACTGGAGATCGGTGCCGTTGATGGCCTCTTATCGGAGTCGGCCCACGAGCAGGTTCGTCGGCACGGTGCGGCACTTGAATCGTTCGTTGAGACGTACACAGTTGGACGAGGGAAGGCGGTTGACCGCGATGTCTTGGAAGCCAGTGGTGCCGTTAGTAATACGTTCATCGACAAGGTGAGCGAGTTGGCAGACAGTGCCGACGGGGATCCAAGGGAAATTCTTGATGCGCTGCCGGATGTCAGCCACTTCCGCCAGGATAAGATCGAGGAACTCCGGGAGTACTTCCGGCAAGAGAACTATCTTGATCCACGTCCGACGCGACCGGACGAACAGATCCGGTCAACAGTGGTTGACACGTACTGTCAGCATGGACTCGAACCGGCTACAGCAGCAACGGCCGCAGACAGACTCCTTGATCGGATTTCAGCAGGTCCCGACCCGAGTGAGAAATCGGACTGA